In Zonotrichia leucophrys gambelii isolate GWCS_2022_RI chromosome 14, RI_Zleu_2.0, whole genome shotgun sequence, a single window of DNA contains:
- the SOX8 gene encoding transcription factor SOX-8: protein MLNMTEEHDKALEAPCSPAGTTSSMSHVDSDSDSPLSPAGSEGLGCAPAPAPRPPGAAALGAKVDAAEVDERFPACIRDAVSQVLKGYDWSLVPMPVRGNGSLKAKPHVKRPMNAFMVWAQAARRKLADQYPHLHNAELSKTLGKLWRLLSENEKRPFVEEAERLRVQHKKDHPDYKYQPRRRKSVKAGQSDSDSGAELSHHAGTQLYKADTALGGMADSHHHGEHAGQPHGPPTPPTTPKTDLHHGSKQELKHEGRRLVESGRQNIDFSNVDISELSSEVINNMETFDVHEFDQYLPLNGHAALPAEHGGAGASYGASYAHSGAAAQVWTHKSPAAASPSAPEPGQQQRPHIKTEQLSPSHYSEQQAHGSPAHSDSYGSYGGQACATSAAPAASAAAASFSSSQCDYTDLQSSNYYNPYPGYASSLYQYPYFHSSRRPYATPILNGLSIPPAHSPSANWEQPVYTTLTRP, encoded by the exons ATGCTCAACATGACCGAGGAGCACGACAAAGCGCTGGAGGCTCCGTGCAGCCCCGCGGGCACCACCAGCTCCATGTCCCACGTGGACTCGGACTCGGACTCGCCGCTCTCCCCCGCCGGCTCCGAGGGGCTGGGCTGcgcccccgcgcccgccccgcgcccgccgggCGCCGCCGCGCTGGGGGCCAAGGTGGACGCGGCCGAGGTGGACGAGCGCTTCCCCGCCTGCATCCGCGACGCCGTCTCGCAGGTGCTCAAGGGCTACGACTGGAGCCTGGTGCCCATGCCCGTCCGCGGCAACGGATCGCTCAAAGCCAAGCCGCACGTCAAGCGGCCCATGAACGCCTTCATGGTGTGGGCGCAGGCCGCCCGCAGGAAGCTGGCGGACCAGTACCCGCATCTGCACAACGCCGAGCTCAGCAAGACCCTGGGCAAGCTCTGGCG TTTATTGAGCGAGAACGAGAAACGTCCCTTTGTGGAGGAAGCCGAGCGGCTCAGGGTGCAGCACAAAAAGGATCACCCGGATTACAAATACCAGCCCCGGAGGAGGAAAAGCGTCAAAGCCGGGCAGAGCGACTCGGACTCgggggctgagctgagccacCACGCCGGCACTCAGCTCTACAAGGCGGACACGGCGCTGGGCGGCATGGCCGACTCGCACCACCACGGCGAGCACGCAG gccagccccacgGACCCCCCACGCCTCCCACCACCCCCAAAACCGACCTGCACCACGGCAGCAAGCAGGAGCTGAAGCACGAGGGCCGGCGCCTGGTGGAGAGCGGCCGCCAGAACATCGACTTCAGCAACGTGGACATCTCGGAGCTCAGCAGCGAGGTCATCAACAACATGGAGACCTTCGACGTGCACGAGTTCGACCAGTACCTGCCCCTGAACGGGCACGCGGCGCTGCCGGCCGAGCACGGCGGTGCCGGCGCCTCGTACGGCGCCTCGTACGCGCACTCGGGCGCGGCCGCGCAGGTGTGGACTCACAAGAGCCCGGCCGCGGCCTCGCCCTCAGCGCCCGAGCCGGGCCAGCAGCAGCGGCCCCACATCAAGACggagcagctgagccccagccacTACAGCGAGCAGCAGGCGCACGGCTCCCCGGCGCACTCCGACTCGTACGGCTCCTACGGCGGCCAGGCCTGCGCCACCTCGGCCGCCCCGgccgccagcgccgccgccgcctccttcTCCAGCTCGCAGTGCGACTACACGGACCTGCAGAGCTCCAACTACTACAACCCCTACCCCGGCTACGCCTCCAGCCTCTACCAGTACCCCTATTTCCACTCGTCGCGCCGCCCCTACGCCACCCCCATCCTCAACGGGCTGTCCATCCCGCCGGCGCACAGCCCCAGCGCCAACTGGGAGCAGCCCGTCTACACCACGCTGACCAGGCCTTAA